The DNA window CGTCAGTACGGGCTGCGTCAAAGAGTGCCTGTCTTCCCTTGATGTTGATAATGAGAATAAATCCATATGACCAACCGATAGCCCAGGGGACTAGCGTGAAAAAGATTATGGGGGTCAGCACCTGATTGGGATCGTTCAGGAAATCGCTGTTAAGCATTGAGAACAGCCATCGAAAGAAGAAGGCAACAAACATCAGGGCGAATGTGACTGCAATGATTATATAGACAATACGTTCAAGCCCTTTCACCTTCCATAGCAGGACCACGATGGTCAGGGCAAGGACAATCATCATGAGAAGATCATTGATCATATATCGTCCTCTTGCATTATGTAGATTCAAGACAGTCGAAAGAAGATAGACTATTCCAAACAGAATCTCAAAAGGAACGCGTACAGAGTCTAGAGGATGAAGACCCTTGAACTTGATGGCCCCCTCGAAGATAAGCAGTGGAGTGGTAATTGTGGCAATATTGTTCAGTACAATGGCGATACTGCCAAGCGTTGGTTCCAGCCACATGGGAAAGAATCCTAATGTAGTCAGTAGTGCTCCAACTGCCCAAAGGCTGGTGCCCTGTAATGTAGGGTATAATCGCCAGATGAAAATCATCATAACGGAAGTGAGAATTCCAACTGTAAGAAGCACCGATCCCAGCGTTGGATAATGTAACGACATCTAATCCCTTCTTATGAAGTTATTGCTAGAAAACTATTGGTAGTGTAGTACACGATGATGATAACCACAATGAGCTGACGTATCTTGTTCCAGAACCAGAAGGTAGTATTAACATATCAGTCCATTCTCACTTTGAATTGTCCATCCAAGACTACAGCACAGAAAGCCCGTCCTTTATAGTAGGGCGGGCTTCCGATTGTTGTGCTTACCTGTTCAGAGTATCAGTTGCTGTACCTTCTGCAAGTTCTGCTGCAACTGCAAAGGTCTCACTGAGGGTAGGGTGAGGATGGATGCTGAGGGCAATATCCTCGGCAACTGTACCCATCTCCAAGGCAATTACCGCCTCAGAGATAAGCTCACCTGCATTCTTTCCACAGATCCCAGCTCCGAGCAATCGTCCTGTC is part of the uncultured Sphaerochaeta sp. genome and encodes:
- a CDS encoding GGDEF domain-containing protein encodes the protein MSLHYPTLGSVLLTVGILTSVMMIFIWRLYPTLQGTSLWAVGALLTTLGFFPMWLEPTLGSIAIVLNNIATITTPLLIFEGAIKFKGLHPLDSVRVPFEILFGIVYLLSTVLNLHNARGRYMINDLLMMIVLALTIVVLLWKVKGLERIVYIIIAVTFALMFVAFFFRWLFSMLNSDFLNDPNQVLTPIIFFTLVPWAIGWSYGFILIINIKGRQALFDAARTDVLTGLNNRLWMTEQFDAALKAATTKGTSLCLSVLDVNGFKNLNDEYGHMFGDEVLRHIGKVIRERLTDGDSAIRYGGDEFILLLTCPTSGNNLTQKLQQIVEAVTEPITIESVALNLSISYGNALYPKDGTTSDDLFKVADSRMYAQKRSAMR